The sequence TTCTGACATTACTGACAGCTGGTGGCCTCCCAGATCCGGTCATCATCCATGGATATTCTCTCAATGCACTTACCAGATTTTCGTGTTTAGTGGTCAAGGTGGACAAAATGCATATAGAGTTACTCATTGACATCATATTCATTGAATATCTGGGTAGCAAGCTTGAAATTAAAGGGGAAACGGAACTCTTTTCTGCAATCGATGAAGAGTGCAGAAGACGAGAGGCAGAAGCCACCTGGGCACGAAGTTTAATAATTTCAAAGGGAGAGCTTACAAGTGACTCAACCATGCCAGCAGCAAACCCAGCCATTAGTGCCTCAGAGACATCAACATAAGAATATTCACGGCCATCTGACATAAAACAATATGTGGGCGACCATAACATAATCATTAATACACGATAGGATTTTCTAAGAGGCAAAACAAGAATAGAGGTGTGTCCTTCATTCtcacaggataaaaatctctcATAAACATAATATGTACAGTGGTCAATGTCCAGAATGTTTACTCATAAACCACCCTACTCTTTACTGCCATATTACATATACTAAGAGCGCAACTTTCTGTTAACTGTTTCACCTGGTGGCAAATCATTGTTAACACACAAATTCGATCTTTAGTTAGTAGCTCTTGTGCTTGATCACATTGTTGAAACTTGTCTAATGTGACAACTTTGACAGAAAGCATAAATAGCGAAACAATGCACCCCACATAATATCCCTTCTGTCGAATGAACACCACCTAACTCAGTTAGAAATCCACAATGATGACTAAAATAGTCAAGCAAAAGCTTGAGACAGGTATCATTAGTTATGTGACCCCTTTACTTTACAAATTTCTAATCCATGCCCATAGTGCATATCTTCATACAGGTTAGATATCTTCAGGGAGTTGGTCAAAATACAGGTCTGTTTGACCTTCCTGATAAAACTATGTGTACTTGCTTTCGTATATTTGGTCCCCTGATAGAAAACATTTGCATAATACATCACAAAAGTTTTGAGCAAGTTCGCAGTCAGAAAGTAAAGGTGCAGCAAGTAGAAAAAGAAGACTAGAGAGAAGGAAAGATGCAGAAAAGTAAATACCTTTATAGAAGGCCGTTAATATCTCATAAACACCAAAGCGAGCTCCAAGACCAAATGTTCTCCCCACAATCAACCATCCAAGACCACCATACAAACCTAAAAAAGGAAATCAGACAAAATCTATTGAGGTAACTATTTAGGGGAGTAAATTTAAATTGGATGATTGGGTACTCTGATATAGTTAGACTTCATTTCCTGACATATGTAAgaattttaaattgattcatTTCATATACAAATTTAGGTATTtcatctttaaaaaatttatctttaGCATTCACATATTAAGGCAATATCAGTAACATACATTTCCCCAAATTCTTCTATTTTCAGGCGGCCTATCAGACCCACAATAGTTAAAAGGAAAGTGTCACAGAGTACTTGGAACTCAGGATACTAGTGCTTGCagagttgatttttttttatttttggttaacAATTCCACAAGGACATGGACAAATTTGAAGCAATATTAACATGGCATGAGGAATAAGGAGCAGAAAACTAATCTTTGAACTCCAAGACTCATATAACACTGACTCATTAAGCAAGATTTTGTCATCTACAGAAACATATGCATGCAAATGTCATTGTGTATACAGTGGTAAGATGCACGGCACATAATTTGAGCCTCAATTCCTGATCAGTAAATTGATTTTGTCACAAATATGTATGTTCAACAATGAAAAGATGATGGCTTCGCAATTTACAAAACTACCTATGCCTGATAAATGTTGGAAAAGGTGAGTAACTAAAATTAACCTGAATATCCAGATATAGCTCGTACTCTAGCGAGAACCTGACCCACAGCCAACTGTTTCCTAGTAGTGGATCCAACCTGTTTTCTATGTTTGTTTTAGTGCTAATGGATATTGAAACAAAGAAAATTTAAGGGAATGATAAAATGAAAGTCCACCAAATAAAGAAAACTATAGCATTAGTTCTCATAGTCCGAACCTGTTTCAAGACTGTGAGACTATCAAGAGGGTAAATGATGGTAGTGCCTAGAGCCACAGATGCAGATGCGGCAACTACATGGACTGCGAATGTGTTCTTCATTAATTCGTCCAtctgaataaattaattagcaTACGCCTTTACTCAAATGACAAGAAGAGGTGATTGGAtatattttgtcaaaaaaaatcaaatattcataaatGTAAAAGCTTATCCCCTTTTAtaagttgaaaataaaaaatgcttCCATGCTGCAAGAGTGTATCATGACCAAAAAATAAATCGGTGTGTTCTCAATCTTAATAATACTACTTATGGTAAGTTATAAGTGATTACTAATCATGGAAGAATCAGCCAGGCCATTGAAGTGCAAAAACGTGAACTTCagaggattttttttaatacaagtTCCATCTTATAAAGAGCAGAGTTCATGCTTTTTCCACCTAAAGCAATGGCCAAATTTTAAATGCAAAACAAAATTGCTATTGTAATCGAACAAATTGCTGGTAAAGCTTTCAACTTCGTTTTCTTTTATAAacacaaaattataattataatcataaaaaaatggttcatatcaattcaaaataatgcgctattgattttttttaaaaaaaaaaactgaaaccCACTAACAGATTTTCAGCCTTTGCAAACCCAATCACCTAGTGTCACTCTAATTCGCACTGAAGATCATCAAACAAAAACTTACTCAAACCCACTTGCCTCCCTTACACTATTAATGACTTGTATCAAACAGCTACCAAGCACGTCCACGTATGCAAAAGCTCACAAACTTTGCCACACTGACGAAACAGTAAGGACCCATAAACGACAACATACAACCAGATTCGCCCGCCGTCGGTTGACATCCATATAAAACCAATCAACCACGTAAAAAAAACAGCTGAAAAAGCAGCCGAATGTCTAGCGCAATACCTTGAACAACTGCAGAAacaactttaataaaaaaatggcTCCAATATTCCCAAAGAGTGAATTGACATTTGCTACAAATGGAAATGGAAGTGGCCAAAGAGGTCTTCTGCAAGGCCAAGTTTATTTCAGTAAATTCGCATGACCACTTCAAGGAGAAgttctattgaaaaaaaaaaataacatttcaattatatttagctatttcataaataaatttatttaggaAATGGCAACAGAATGAAAAATTTGCTATAATGTTTCCATTTTCTTCCCCAAGACATGGCATCCTTGGAAGtaattgcattttaaaaaatgtgacgAGTTGGTTTTTTGCAAGACAGTCCATGAAATAAAAGAtctcttacaaaatacgatctgtgagaccgtttTTTATCATATGTGACATATAAAACGTAAAATCTTTATTTGTTACCCAATCATTGATAGAGacaacattaaaataaaaaaactcaccgaatataattaaaaaaaaaatagaaaaaccaACTATTATTATAATGGTTTCTAGAATGTAGAAGTTATAAGTAAAGAAATTCTTAATTTCtcgttttatatatatatttttcatttaattaggttaattttggaaaataaatttaacacaCCTAAGTAAGATTTCCTTTTCGCTTTACTATAAAATTAGCTAAGATGGCATACacattgacataaaaattactattttttcACGGTTCAGGTCGGATAGAAGATTCGTCTAACAAAATTGACTTGACCAATAAGATgatctcacatgagtttttgtgttatatttgttggtcccacttgcggtaatttgagataataaaacccgaaaataaagaataaactcgacaccgagatttacgtggaaaacccctaaaaattattagggtaaaaaccacgggcaagatgaaaagaatttccactataatattttgtggtgtacaacccACTCACTGtatttccaaagagaacacgcACACTCTTAATataggagaacaaaacacctcacaaatattatagaactaagcactcaaatgcttataagatgagagaaaactcgaagaagggatgatttcagaatgaaaggggagagctctatttatagagctccTTAaccgtgtgaagacgcgtataaaacgcgtcttccATCTTTCCACGAAATTTCCTTCATCAACATTTTGTCTGCAAAACGTGTTAATAATTTTGTCCTTACATCCCTACCTCATTCAATGCTCATGACGACAATATTAAAGCCGAAGTGATATTTTATTCAGACAGTAAAGTATCATTAGCGTATTTATTcagttaaaataattatctaaacatgatgaattttgttatttttaaattaatgctttttttattttttgtaattaaaaataacatgatcatctaaaaatttaataatataaatatatataataaaatttaatatcgtatatatgatgataataataaagatagtaaaaattattctaaaattttaatttacttttaaaagcagacatttttattttctccaaacactatatcaaaatatttcccaatttttttaaagtttttgttaaaaagataataataattCCAATAATACAAACTTGAAACTGTCTTCTTTGTGTCGTTTTATATGGCTTGGATTTCTAGTTTGTTCTAAAAATATACATCACACAGTGGCCAAATAGTGAAACAAATCAAGTCAAAATGATCCAAAAATTGGTTTGAAATAATGGGAGGATCCAAATTTAGGTTTGGAAGACCACATATTAAGTAACAGCTTTCGCAAAAGCAATAGGTCTTTGGAGCTGGTTTACTTCTTTCATCGCCTCTGTGTGGTGCTACGGTGCCTGAGCTACCAACTTTCAGTAAGGTCGTCAGTTTCACTCTTCAGACTTGTGGATTATGCGTTAATTTTCTAAAACTTTCTATTTATGTGTGAGAAatatagaaaagaaaaaaatttgaaaacgaGATGATCTGAATCTTGAGTACGattgtaaaaaagaaaaaagagtcaTCTCaccattaataaatatatatagtgttagtaaatatatatgtaccaggaacaaacatttttatatgacaataactattagagaaatcaaattttaactcaataaaaatcataattttttttcattctcTTTTTTTGGTGTCATTTTacactttattttattaaatttaatttgaagtCCATCCCCTTCCATCCGACTACACTGAACTCCTCTTAAAAAAGCGCTAAGAGGCCACCCAGTCGAGGTCAATAGGTTAAGGCCGTATCCGGATCCGGATGCCGTCGTTCATGAACAAACACTTAACCTAATTGTATACATGGAGTGGAGGTGAGATAGATGTCTCTCATCTTGTACCGACCAGGCCAAAGAAACTTGGAAAAACGGGCCAACTTCATTTTAGAATTAGAGTTCGACCGCAGCTCTCCGTTACTTCGGAATTGTCCGCTCATAGCACGATGGAACTGTTCGAGAATGTTTTTTTCCTAGTTttatattagaaaaaaattagaggaaataaaattaaagaatttaGGTTTTGGTTTCATAGAAGATGTTCGCGATTAACATCAAT comes from Primulina huaijiensis isolate GDHJ02 chromosome 2, ASM1229523v2, whole genome shotgun sequence and encodes:
- the LOC140964725 gene encoding mitochondrial arginine transporter BAC2 isoform X1 produces the protein MDELMKNTFAVHVVAASASVALGTTIIYPLDSLTVLKQVGSTTRKQLAVGQVLARVRAISGYSGLYGGLGWLIVGRTFGLGARFGVYEILTAFYKDGREYSYVDVSEALMAGFAAGMVESLVSSPFEIIKLRAQVASASRLLHSSSIAEKSSVSPLISSLLPRYSMNMMSMSNSICILSTLTTKHENLVSALREYPWMMTGSGRPPAVSNVRKPSDIIALEGWRGLWRGLRSGVFRDSIFGGIFFSSWQFLHNAMINWKAVGMDPIPRGDEDVGPLSPLAVSIAAGVSGSIAGAASHCFDTAKSRSQCTVIPKYISMERKLLKWRKPGTRLERLTGIHPADRNLLLNGIRLRTVHCGLASFVVVGSYFLAIDLLAAD
- the LOC140964725 gene encoding uncharacterized protein isoform X2 codes for the protein MDELMKNTFAVHVVAASASVALGTTIIYPLDSLTVLKQVGSTTRKQLAVGQVLARVRAISGYSGLYGGLGWLIVGRTFGLGARFGVYEILTAFYKDGREYSYVDVSEALMAGFAAGMVESLVSSPFEIIKLRAQVASASRLLHSSSIAEKSSVSPLISSLLPRYSMNMMSMSNSICILSTLTTKHENLVSALREYPWMMTGSGRPPAVSNVRKPSDIIALEGWRGLWRGLRSGVFRDSIFGGIFFSSWQFLHNAMINWKAVGMDPIPRLCCSGVMKTWVPCLHWLLALRLEFLVQLLVLLLIVSTPLKVDHNVLLFPSIYPWRGNYLNGANQEQDSRG